The following coding sequences lie in one Enterococcus sp. 9E7_DIV0242 genomic window:
- a CDS encoding response regulator transcription factor, producing MKTILIVEDEVKINQLIYSSLTAVGYQCFQAHYGMEALAVLKKEAVDLIILDIQLPDIDGFSLIKNIKEIPVIYLTARSAIEDRVKGLNAGAEDYMVKPFALDELIARVQVVLRRFDSEEDVFKWKDLSVDFQTYKVALAGIEVDLKPQEFSLLEVFIRHKNMALTREQLLQLAWGFDYFGDERTVDVHVQRLRKKLKLEQQLKTVFKLGYRLEVE from the coding sequence ATGAAAACTATTTTGATCGTTGAAGATGAAGTGAAAATCAATCAGCTGATATATAGCAGTTTGACTGCTGTCGGTTATCAATGCTTCCAGGCTCATTATGGCATGGAAGCTCTTGCCGTTTTAAAGAAAGAAGCGGTTGATCTAATTATTTTAGATATCCAATTGCCGGATATTGACGGCTTTTCTTTGATTAAAAATATCAAAGAAATCCCGGTCATCTATCTGACTGCTCGTTCTGCGATTGAAGACCGAGTCAAGGGGCTCAATGCAGGAGCCGAAGACTATATGGTAAAGCCCTTTGCCTTGGACGAGCTGATTGCACGAGTTCAAGTGGTTTTACGACGTTTTGATTCTGAAGAGGATGTTTTCAAATGGAAGGATTTGAGTGTGGATTTTCAAACGTATAAAGTAGCGTTAGCCGGGATAGAAGTCGATTTAAAGCCGCAGGAGTTCAGTTTGTTGGAAGTGTTTATTCGTCATAAAAACATGGCGTTGACACGAGAACAATTGCTGCAATTGGCGTGGGGCTTTGATTATTTTGGCGATGAACGAACGGTGGATGTTCACGTCCAAAGACTCAGAAAAAAATTAAAGCTGGAGC